The window GTCAGGCCGCTCAGGACCAGGTCGGCCACCTCCTGCTCCCGGTCGCTGAGGCGGCTCTCGGTGGGTGCGGTGACGGCGTCGGCCACGGGTGCGTTCGAGGCGCCGGCCGGGTGCGCGGTGCCCTTGTGTCCGGCCGGTCGGCCCTGCAACATCCGGGCGCAGTCGAGCAGCGCGGTCATCGCTCGCCGGTCCGCGGTCCGGATCGCGGCCTGGCCGGCGAGTCGTGCGCCGTCCCAGCCCAGGCCGGCGTCGTGCAGACCACGCGCGGCGGTCTCGACCCGAGCGGGATCGACGGTGCCACGCAGCACCTCCACCCAGCTTTCGGCAGCGGCGGCCATCACGGCAGAGTACCGGCTGTGACCGACGTTCGCCGCGAGCGCGGCGACGTGTTCGTCGGCTGCCGCGGGAAGTTCGGCGATGATCGCGGCGTGCAGGCCGCTCCACCGCAGTTGGGTCGCCCAGAGCGCCGGGCCGCCGAGCCGGTCCAGCAACGCGTACGCCTCGCGTAGGTACGGTTCGAGCCGGTTGAGTTCACCCAGCCGGGCCGCCGCGATGGTGATCTCGCCCAGCGGCAGGAAGCTGAACAGGTCGACCGGGTGCCGTACCAGCGCCTCCCGGGCCTGCCCCCAGGCGCGCTGCACCGCCGGCAGGTCGCTGTCGCGTCGGGCGATGCCCATCTCCAGCGCGCTGGCGAAGAGCAGGTCGCGTGATTCGAGCGGATCGGTGGCATCGGGCGCGGCGGATTCGGGGGCGGGCGGGCCGGTGACCGTGCGCAGCGCCTCGGCCGCCATCGCCGTACGGCCGCGCACCATCAGGATCCACGCCTGGAGCAGCCGGTGCCGGCGGGACATCAGTGCCCCGCCGAGGCCGGCGGCGATGGCCCGGTCCAGCACCCGTTCGCCGATCTCCAGTTCGCCGCAGTGCAGTGCCACCAGGGCGGCGAGCGCCGCCGGGCTGTCCGGCAGCAGGACCGTACGGCCGGCGGGTTCGAGCAGGGCGGCGGCCTGTACGAGGGTGGACAGGGCCGCGGTCGGCGGGGCGGTGAGCGTTTCGCGTACGCCCCGGACGGTCAGCAGGGCGGCGCTGGTGAGCAGCGTCGGGGGCCCGTCCGTCGACGGCTGCGGTGCCGGGGCGTCCGGTTCGGCGTCGTGTCCGGTGCCGATGGTGGCGATCGCCGCGAACGCGGCCGACGACGGGGCGTTCGACCAGCGGTACAGCTCGGCGCTCCGGCCGAGCTGCCCCCGGTGGGTGAGCGCGGTCGCGGCGACCGTGGCGCCGTCGCGCCGGTCGTCGGGGTTCGTGGCGCCCACCAGGCGGTCGGCCAGGCGCAACGCGGTGTCGAGGTCTCCGGCGAGCGCGGCGGCGTACGCCTGTCGGGCGGTGGTCGGTCGGCCCGCCGTGGCGGCGGCGGCGAACAGGTCCGCGGCCAGCGACGGCTGCTCGGCCAGCGCCTCCTCGGCGGCGGCCTCGATGGTCAGCCCGGCGTTCTCGCCGCCGACACCGGGGGTGAGCAGGGAACGGACCAGGGGCAGCACCGGGGCGCCGCGTACGCGTTGCAGTTCCGCCAGCCGTTGCCAGACGGCGATCCGCTGGCCGGCGGGACTGAGCGAGGTGACCGCCCGTTCGACGATCGGGGGCAGCCGGTCGTCCGGGCCGAGCAGTCCGCTGGCGCGGGCCTGCGCCAGGGTCTCGTCCACCTCGTCCGGGTCCTGTTCGAGCAGGGCGCCGAGCAGGTCGACCGGGAGCGGAACCCCGGCCGCGACGGCCAGGAGCAGTCGCCGGACCGGCCAGGTGAGGTCGGCGACCTCCGTCCCGAACGGCAGCAGCGCGGCCGGGGGCACCCGGTGCACGGCTCCGCCCGCGTCCGCCGCCTGCGGCTGCCGGGCCGGCGTGCCGGCCTCCGGGCGCAGGGCCGCCGCCAGCCGTTCCACGAACCGGGGTACGCCGCCCGTCTGCCCCTGTACGAAGCTCACCAGGTTCGGTTCGGGTCGGTGGCCGTACGCGGTGCCGAGCCGGGCGGCGGTCCGTGCCGGGGTGAACGGGGCGAGCAGCAGCGGTGGCCGGTCCCGGGTCAACTGCTCGGCCAGCTCGACCAGGGCGGCCGGTCGGGGCCAGGGCCGGTACGCGACCGCCAGCCGGGCCGGGCCGGTGTCGAGCCAATGCCGCAGTTCGCGCAGCCGGTCCTCGTCGAGCAGGTGCGCGTCGTCGACCAGCAGCACGGCACCCGGCTCGGGTGCGGTCGCCGCCGCCGGCCAGGTGTCGAGCACGGGGTGCCCGGCCCGCCGGTAGATCCCGGCCAGCTCGTGCAGGAGCGCGCTCTTGCCGTACCCGCCGGGGGCGGTGATGGCGACGGCCAGCGGGGCGTGCGGGTCCGCGTCGACCGCGTCGAGCAGCGCCCCGGAGGGTCCGTCCAGCACGAGCTCGGGGCGGATGGCGGTGTGCGGACTCAACGTTGTCCTCTCGGGGCACTGCGACCGGGGCGCTCGTCGACCGCTTCACGGCCGGTGCCGCGGATCCCCGTACCACGGGGTTTCGGCAGTTTCAGCGGGGTGATCCGGATCGGCGGGCGGGGTGGCGGTTCGGGTTCGGGCTCCGGCCGTACCAGGTCGCCCGACGGTTGCCGGCCCCGGAGCGGTTCGGGATGGGTCCACTGTGGTTCGTGGTGGCTCGGTGCCGGTGCCGGTGCCGGGTCGGCGGGTCGCGGCTCGGGGGCGCGGGGCTCGGGTCGGGGGGTCGGCAGGACGATCTGCCCGGCGGCCACCGCAGCACCGGCCGCCGCGCTGGTGTCGGGGTCGGGCCCGACCGTGACCAGGCCGGGGAACCGGATCTCGGCCAGTTCGGCGACGAGCGGCGTCCGCGCCCAACCGCCGATCAGGAGTACGCCGTCGAGCTGGTCGCCCGGCAGTCCGCTGGACCGGACGGTGGCGGCGAGGGTGTCGACGGCGACCTGCACGGCGGGGCGGACCAGTTCGGTGAACTCGGCCCGGGTGACCGGGACCCGGATCGGGCCGTGCGGCAGGTGCAGGCGTACGTCGGTTTCGGTGGTGACGGCGAGCCGTTCGCGGGCGCGGGCGCATTCGGCGGGCAGTTCGAGCAGCGCGACCCGTACCTGGGCGTCGTCGAGCTGGCGGGGGCCGAGCTGGCGGCCGAGTTCGGTCCGTACGTGTTCGTGCAGCGCCTCGTCGAAGTCGAGTTCGCCGCCGTACGGTTCGCCCTCGCCGGCCGAGTCGAGTACGCCGAAGCCACCGACCCGCCCCCGCCCGACGACGCTGGCGGTGCACCCGTCCGGACGCAGCGCGAGTACGGCGACCGTGCGCCCGGTGAAGCCGGCGGCGACGTGGTTCTCGGCGGCGGTGACCGCCTCGGAGAGGAGGGTGACGTTGCTCAGCCCGATCTCCCAGAG of the Micromonospora sp. NBC_01796 genome contains:
- a CDS encoding Hsp70 family protein, translating into MAYVLGIDIGGSHTTAAISRLWDNSWAPPEVTWLDTHSPTIAPVLHLAPNGALTPGDPALGGTPYDAGRVARDFVARVGDPVPLLIGGEGWSAPALTAVLTSRVVEQVAAHEGGHPEQIVLSHPAGWGAYRRNLVHAALWEIGLSNVTLLSEAVTAAENHVAAGFTGRTVAVLALRPDGCTASVVGRGRVGGFGVLDSAGEGEPYGGELDFDEALHEHVRTELGRQLGPRQLDDAQVRVALLELPAECARARERLAVTTETDVRLHLPHGPIRVPVTRAEFTELVRPAVQVAVDTLAATVRSSGLPGDQLDGVLLIGGWARTPLVAELAEIRFPGLVTVGPDPDTSAAAGAAVAAGQIVLPTPRPEPRAPEPRPADPAPAPAPSHHEPQWTHPEPLRGRQPSGDLVRPEPEPEPPPRPPIRITPLKLPKPRGTGIRGTGREAVDERPGRSAPRGQR
- a CDS encoding helix-turn-helix transcriptional regulator; protein product: MSPHTAIRPELVLDGPSGALLDAVDADPHAPLAVAITAPGGYGKSALLHELAGIYRRAGHPVLDTWPAAATAPEPGAVLLVDDAHLLDEDRLRELRHWLDTGPARLAVAYRPWPRPAALVELAEQLTRDRPPLLLAPFTPARTAARLGTAYGHRPEPNLVSFVQGQTGGVPRFVERLAAALRPEAGTPARQPQAADAGGAVHRVPPAALLPFGTEVADLTWPVRRLLLAVAAGVPLPVDLLGALLEQDPDEVDETLAQARASGLLGPDDRLPPIVERAVTSLSPAGQRIAVWQRLAELQRVRGAPVLPLVRSLLTPGVGGENAGLTIEAAAEEALAEQPSLAADLFAAAATAGRPTTARQAYAAALAGDLDTALRLADRLVGATNPDDRRDGATVAATALTHRGQLGRSAELYRWSNAPSSAAFAAIATIGTGHDAEPDAPAPQPSTDGPPTLLTSAALLTVRGVRETLTAPPTAALSTLVQAAALLEPAGRTVLLPDSPAALAALVALHCGELEIGERVLDRAIAAGLGGALMSRRHRLLQAWILMVRGRTAMAAEALRTVTGPPAPESAAPDATDPLESRDLLFASALEMGIARRDSDLPAVQRAWGQAREALVRHPVDLFSFLPLGEITIAAARLGELNRLEPYLREAYALLDRLGGPALWATQLRWSGLHAAIIAELPAAADEHVAALAANVGHSRYSAVMAAAAESWVEVLRGTVDPARVETAARGLHDAGLGWDGARLAGQAAIRTADRRAMTALLDCARMLQGRPAGHKGTAHPAGASNAPVADAVTAPTESRLSDREQEVADLVLSGLTYKQIGDRLFISAKTVEHHVARMRQRLNCANRGELLNRLRVLAAERGSDGSATPNWPKRPAS